The genomic stretch CCTCCAAAAAATAACTTTGTTTTgcaatttccaaaaagtccataCAACAGAATGTCAGATCGAAGTTAGGCCCAaagatcaagcaaagcaaagccCCTTGTCACCCTACCCATTAAAAAAACCTATATCAAATGGCAAAAGTTACCACACACAAAACAAAGAAATGATCTTCCGTCTCTACATGCCCAACATACACAACACATTCCGCCTACACTAGGACCTAACACTATTTGACGCCTAAGAAGATTATGCCTAATTGACAAATTATTTTGAATCAGCTGCCAAGACTACACCACAACTTTAGATGGCGTCCAACTCTTCCAAACCTTAGACAATCCCTTCACCACCCTCTCAAACATATCTTCTTTGACCCCTACTAGAGCCATAAGGCTTCCATAAGTAGAACCAACTAAAAACCTCTTAGTCGAGTCCGGGTTTCAAACACAAGAATCCACCGGTATCACGTCTAACTATACATGTGATAAGAGGAAGAAAAGCCTCAAATAGATCATCCCCCAGACTCGAAAAGATCATCCCAAACACCCAAAGTAGCCACCAAATGTATCTTCTGCTCCAAGATTAGGAAGAGCCTCTCAAAAGAAATGCACAAATGACTAGTACTATCCCAAACATCATGCCAGAACCTAGTCTTCATACCATCCTCAACCTTCTTTGCATAGGAGGTGGAAAACTAGTCAGACACATGATACAATGAAAATTCAAGAAGAAAAACAACTCTACACTAGTGCGAAACCTTCCAAAAGCCCCCTCTTTTGCATCTCGAACGGGAACCAAAACCTTGAGACTCGTACCTAGCCTTACAAATATCTCTCCAAAGTGAGCGTGAATCATGAAGAATTCTCCACCTCAACTTATTAAGCAGCGCTAGATTAATTAGTCTAAGATCCTTTATCCTACACCTCCTGCCCTTTTGACTTTAATTACATCATTCATATTAACCCAAACAACCTTCATACCTCCTTTATAGTTACCTAGAGAAACCACCTTTGCAAACCAACTAACTTCTTCCAAACAGACACTGTGATCTTCAGATAAGATATAAAGAACACCATgatcaaattcaaaaaaaataaccGAGTTCAACAAAATCACTCTACTATCTAAGATAACAAATATGATTAAAAGTATTATTAATAGttgtataaaaataatatttgtattaatcttttttattatcgataatatataaaaattaaaaaatatatgaaaacttTGTGTTGTACTTGTACGGATGGAAATTCCAATATGTgacattttattttcaattataaaaattaaaatgatcattaatctattaaataaaaaataatatagtatttaGTCGAGTTCATGACCAGTCAAATTTTAATAACACTGACCCAACCCAAGTCCTTTTAATAAAGGTAAAGGATGAATATGGTTGCTGAATTTGATTCCAACAGGATAAAACTTAGCACTTGGACCATACAATCATGAACAGAAAATACTATATTTTTCTAGTCCAGGTTGATCTGAAATCTTATATGGCTTACTTCTAGAGTTTTCAATTGCGGCGTCTGTTCTGTAATTTCATTAAgagatatatattaattaattaattaattagttaattaattgatACACATGCTAGATATTACGTAAACCTTACATCATTTTATTGTTATCTTGTCATTTGCTGTACAATATTTTATTGTTAAAGGAAAAAGACTTCAGTTCAGAATATTTAAACGATAACATATTATACACAAAATTAATGAAGAAGTTTTGTACTTAGATTGAGTATAACAGTAGAGATTTTGTTTACGAAGTTAGAAATCTTTTACGATTTATGACATGTGAATGAGTGATGCATTTACATCATTCTTTGAATGTGAGTATGTAGAGTCAGTTCATCTTTAAGGAACACCGATCTTTTTGTCTATGTATTCACCCACACATAGTTTGAAGTTTGTTTTAGTACAACATGATAGATGAGTTACTCCTTCCATATAGATGATATGGTTTAGCCAATTAGAGATTTGAGATTGACCGCTTTATATATAGTGGTCCCACTTGTGAGGGAAAGTGCTTGGTGAGTCATCTTAGTCATGTCGCTCGGCGGATTTGCCCATTCTTTTTATAAGATGGATCACTCGTAGGGCGAAACAATGATATCAAAATGGACTTGGATTATAACATGACGGTTCACAGTTCCTCAAGCGCGAGAATTATAAGAGCAAAGTGATTTAAGAAAGACATGACAGTTCAAACTCCCTCAAATACGAGGCCTATACGAGCAAGGTGGTTTAAGGAAAACATGACGGTTCACAGTCCCTCAAACACGAGGTTTATAAGAGCAAAGTGGTTTAAGAAAAACATGATTGTTCATGGTCCCTCGAGTACGAAGCTTGCATGGACGAAGTGGTTTAAGGAAAATAAAATAGTTCACAATTCCCTAATTCCCTAAACACTAGATCTATAAAGCGCCAAGTGTTTGAGGACGGCATAAAACAGTCCAGAGTCCCTCAAGCACGAGGCATGGAATGGGAAAAATGGTTGAGGGTGAAAACAAGACAAACCATAGTCCTATTAACCACGAAACCCGCAAAGGATGAAGTAATTTAGGACATAATGAACGATGATGTCacaaatagttttaaaatttaatttgactGTGGTCGTCCAAATAACTCAGACAATTGATTTCCTGATCAATGGATCTAAATAGAATACTAATTGTAACATTAATGATGGGAATGATAAAAAATGTCTCAGAAATGACTAGTTAATTTAGGTCGTCTACTGGCTTATTTGTTTGCGAGCAAAGTCATTTATACTCTTTCACACTAATGATGACTATATGATACTGACAGCTACTCAAGCTAGAGGGGAGTTGTTTCCCTGTAAATAActtttttccattttcatttcaacTTTTTCCATTAATCGTTTCACATAGTAGttatttcactttttattttgCCCGCTTCTACGAACTTGTTTTTCTTCACCTTTTGACGAAGCTTTACCACAAGTATATTTCTCTTCCTACCTTTATGTATCTTTCAATTTTTTGCTTAGAAAGTCGTATTCACTATGGCTTGTAACGCTAGCGGTAGTGTAGTTGAACCTAAAACACATGGGAAGATGTATGAGTCATGACATCATTGCGTTAAGAGTTAGAAGCAAGAAGACAACGAGGTAAATTGGAGATTCGTTGACATAAATATTTGGAAATTATGAAATAGTTCTAATCATATTTATAATAGAGGCAAGAGTAGTGATAATGACATTGTTTTGGTGTCTTCTTACCCAATATCAATTTGACTACAAACGATGACTTCAACTACAAGCATTACTCGTTTCAGTGGTGATGTCAAGAACATTAATCTTTGTTTAATAGTGAGGTTAGGTTGAAACCATTTTAGCAGATTTATACATATTGAATACAGAAAGGGAAGACAGAAGTTTGATAGAACTATGTGTCGAGAGCAACAAAGCATGTGTAAGGAATACTCAAGAGAGGGGGATGAGTAATTCTATATGTATAGATGCGTTATAATTTACATGTGGGTGGGAAATCTCTTTAGTGTCTCTGAGGATGACGTTCTAAATAGAAATAACTCCGCCCCTCATAACTCTACATGAATAACTAACTTCCATTAGGGGATTTGAAATGCTATGTGGGTCCACTGtagatattttattttcattttatggtACGAAAGAGGTTGACAGGGGTAGTTGATTTTCAATAGAAACCCTTTCCAATAGGGGGCTACTTACTTTATACTTGTCAAATTACAAAAGCTAGAAAGACAAGTTTGCTTTAGTGTGGGTCGGTTCAGATATCTTTATGGTTATATTTGAGGACACATAAGCCCACCGATTTCCTCAGTATTAGGCAAGTGAGACTGTTTTGATATTATGCTTTGATTATGATCAACTTAGCAAGGCAGCAAAGGATGACATCGACATTTTAGGACAATTCTACATTGTTAATGTTTTGGAATTAATGGAGTATGAAGAGGCGAGCAGGCTCCCAGAGATTATTTCCAAAAGTATGCTTTATTTGTTCGtgcccacatttatttatttgttttgtttttttctctaaCCTCTTGCTTTTTGTGCATAAATAATGGCTCCTTTGTTTTGTTGGCAAAGATGAGGGCCTTGAGAGGTGATCTAGGGGTTAATAATTAAAAGAGAGATCTATATGGCCTATTGAATTCTACTTCTAATAAGAAGAGGCCAGTGGGAGAGACCAAGGTCATTCATGTGGTACCAATTTCCATAGGAAAGCCTGCCCCGCTCGCTAAAATTTGATATTTCTAGGCAAATAGGCACACATTTGACTTAGaaaaatatcatatttatttgAGATGCTTGTAGACCAAGGTGTGACAGGCCTTCATCAATGAGCATATTATTTGGTGCCTTCCGAAAGTCAATAAGTGTGTTCCTTATGCGATAAGGGTTTCAACAACAACTTTATATATGACCATCTTGACATTCCATATGACCTGTAGAAGGCGAGGAAAAAGGGTGTGAAGCAATAATTTCAAATGGTGGAGACTTACATATTATTAGCGCCCTTCTAAGGAGAACTATGTTCGAGAAAAATGATATAGTGTGAAAATTTTAGTAACAGACAATCAATGTCGTatcagatgttatgacatccactacTGAACAGATTATTACTTTTTAGCAGTATGTAgataaaaacagtaaagaacacagggaattgtttacccagttcggtgtacaatAACACTAACTCTGGGGGCTACCGagccagggaggaaatccactataagtagtattaattcagagctaatcAACCAGTTTActctcctcacttaagaccttgataagtgccaaaatgccgatattttgagtatatatttgtggcacttttCAATTCTATTCTtatggtttttgtaataaaatcctaacttttgtgtaaatatgtgcatacttgtgtttttgattcatttttataccaactaatagttttccattcattttgtaggtattcttgaatatttggagcattgagtaataaagaccaaaggctaagcttcaagaatgcaaattttaccaattcatcaaagaataaggctcaaaataaggatgataaaaaccATCAATTCTGTTGTCATTTATttattgttagatagagcattgaaaaagctttccaacgcttcgaactggGCACAAtttggagttacggttctcaagttatggcgaaaacaaaatttggtttttgtgcttgggatttgggttgctttagagataaacttcttgaatccttatctaggatgattatctgttagtttctgagctctagagatatatttagagctaacaatcactgtgggtatctgtacttaaagctttcgtgtttgagcggcgcgcgagagatcgtcgacgcgagaATACCGATGTTCTTGCGACTTTgcattagagataaccttagttgtgaattGTCTCGTAGGTGCATCAGAGATGaacacttatgtgagagatacgtgataacatagacggATATCgttggttgagtataactggtcgacaaGTTTAAGTTTGTCAGAAGTAGATCATATGCAAAGCTTGATAAGTCttatctttccgaagaatgaattcttttctgTTCATATATTTTACTTTTCCGTTCTTATACTTTTGTCATTCAAACCCAATTTCGAaatcgtagaaactgttgaatggaattctcaccatctctgtggacacgataaatcccggataaatatttacaaaacttTTGTTACTTGCcgctatgcctgcttcaacaaaatggcgtcgttgccggggatggttgttagaattgcattgcaatagtttccatggttttgagttttgtatatagagtatatattgtatatgtttacttgtatgttttcactttatatatttacttgtctatgttcaccatatagtttaCTTGTCTATAATCACATATAATTATACTTTTGTTTGGTGAATTTTAGTGAAACAAGTTaaactcggattagctctttaattacaaatcttcacttttcaacttgcgtATCCACCATTcaccaacttttctctttttgtataataataaGTGTATGTGttcatacttgtatatatgtgttgtttgtgtacatatttttatacttgtgttttctttatgtccgtataattgttgtatatatttgtacccgtaacgtatgttgagtggttggttaggacactttctttaggcttgtgcggtgagacgtcaccatggcataacgggaggaagctactttccaaacaccaaaacaataaaggtgtctagctaacgacgtaaaacaagcgcttgttgggaggcatcACAACGGttgttaaattttgtttatttttatgtttaagagttatttaggtgaagtggagaggGATGGAACACCTAATTCTGTTCTGGTTTTTTtgaattttactgtcatcgcttagcgagcTCAGCTCCGCTCACCGATCACagcaaaattttgttttcttcctTTGTACCACCAGGGTTCCAATTCCACTTGTTTCCATTCTgtttcccactctcaccaaggctaaatagtagtatatttttgttttgtttttctaattcctttattggttgtttgtactcaaattttgttcggtgactCGAAGATATTTTAgatgattttccaaagcttgagtgtttcaacttgcggatgtatggtaggatattgtttttgaagttgtatcattcaaggtactcatttatcgttttctatagcataacatgtttaggaaacttttcatttgtacaattatcacgccattcattcttttgcattacttgcttgttgattgaatcactttagttcccaaaccataaatgtgaggaagctttccattgttcatatatgctggaggcaacaatctttgttttaactggattttgtTATGCTTAattttttgtttatgttgattttatgaaagcatgaaaaggatcgaggcattttgtttcattttgagcacaaccaccataaccaaatagttaaATTCACCTtttgagtgtgtgatcatttgttaacccttttgagcctttttgtcaatgtccatgttgtttttgctaaatgcttatctttgagtgtttagttgtcatttttgcatggatgattgattctttgtttcctTAAActctcaaccatgattttttgtatgaatttttaccttgccttagaaagtagggagtattcacatgatgatgtggttgaattcaagttagggagagaaatggttgctccttacgtggttgttgctatgaggttgaaaagaaagaaaaagaaaaaaagtgaaaagaaaagaaaaagaaagaaaaaaagtgaaaaagttttgaaaaacaaaaagaaaagagaagcgaataattgtgctaataagtagtatgtattggtttgagaaacttgtggttaaggaagaagtttaatcagaattttgttgtttgaatctttgttGGATTGATCACTCACTTAGGTTTAGGaatgtttttgtttcgattagccttaggacttatcccttgtttgttaaccaagtcacattacaaccttgaaaagcccttgtgattcttgcttttgtaatttcaatgtgatttttagatgaatgcataatttaatcttttgtttgcaagattgttgggtgagtgttaaaagtccttcacctttgtatgttcttcatccattgatgaatttttcctaggcgtgattcatgatgtgagcatgtattgttttagaatgttttgcatgatttttgtacttaggattcgtttcgtttacatgttatcgttgtaggatagtggtaagtatttattttatttatacgtttttgtattgagtcatacatttgtttttgattttcaaaacttgttgattcacaattctttggtttattattttttattctttgatttatttgacattgtttgaggacaaacaaagttttaagttggggagaatttgataagtgccaaaatgtcgatattttgagtatatatttgtggcacttatcgattctattcttatggtttttgtaataaaatcctaacttttgtgtaaatatgtgcatacttgtgttttttattcgtttttataccaattaatagttttccattcttTTTATAGGTATTAATGGATATTTGGAGCATTGaataataaagaccaaaggctaagcttcaagaaagcaaattttaccaattcatcaaagaataggctcaaaataaggatgataaaaatcatcaattctGTTGTCATTTAGtaattgttagatagagcattgaaaaagctttccaacgctttgaaccggGCGCAATTTGGAGTTACGCTTCTCAAgctatggcgaaaacaaaatttggttttttctgcTACCCGCTTAGCGAGATCAAGCTTGCTAAGCGAGATTTCCTGATATAGCAGCTCGCTAAAAGGGgggaaatcacatttttttaggttatgttttggggtatttTTTCCCATCTCATtaaaccttcattcttagggtagattatgttagaaaacaactatagagcttgcatttggatgattggaggtggattgatcatcgatcggagctgacaaaccgggagattttcagttcatttctcttcatctttgtgttttctcttatagttgggttttgtgtatatatttactttgaactcgtgtatatttgtcgcccatggcgttatataaaacttgctttataaatctgtgttgattgttgtcttagacttttgctttatgcttgggatttgggttgctttagagataaacttcttgaatccttatctaggatgattatctgttagtttttgaactctagagatatatttaaaactaacaatcattgtgggtatctgtacttaatgctttcgtgtttgagcggcgcgcgagagatcgtcgacgcgagaATACCGATGTTCTCGCGaatttgcgttagagataaccttagttgtgaattGTCTCGTAGGTGCTTCAGAAATGaacacttatgtgagagatacgtgataacatagaccaATATCgtgggttgagtataactggtcgacaaGTTTAAGTTTGTCAGAAGTAGATCATATGCAAAGCTTGATAAGTCTTATCTTCccgaagaatgaattattttctgTTCATATATTTTACTTTCCGTTCTTATACTTTTGTCATTCAAACCCAATTTCGAaatcgtagaaactgttgaatggcattctcaccatTTCTGTGGACACGTTAAATcccagataaatatttccaaaaattttgttacttgccgctatgcctgcttcaacagacctacccaatgcaatctcaaTCTAATTCTAGACCTgagttcctactcactccccctcaatcacagcagtgataacaaACAAGCAAACACAAATAAATTCAACTTGAAGACCtacttcaaacaaatcttgatcttgcttaaaatcttcaatcaagagacacaacactcatgcttaaaagcttagagtgacacaacccATTACAACTTAAACACCCTATTCCAACACAGTCATCAAAGTGACTATTGCTTGGATTACAAGAAAATACTAAGACACAAACACACGTAAAAACTCGGTTCACAAAACACAGAATTCTTCACTTCAAAATCTCTGCCTCTGCAAGTATGATTAGCAATCTTCTTATAGGCATATTATGGGCCTTGGgcctaaattatataaattagagttaacctaatttccacagtTTCAGGGTGTTACAATATAGGCCATAGGCGTGGTCTCTTATTGTTTTACAATCGGCACTGAATAGATGGTTTCCTAAAATATAGCTTGAgttaaataaggaaacataacataaaacataacagccCATTCTGACCAAATACTGATGCCAAAACATTCAGCATGACATCCAGTAAAACTCTGTATTAGCTAAGCACACAAATACTGCAATACACAACacaagcatgtcatgacatccatcaAGACATCTAAACACATACctatgttttaccataaaatgcagccaatcacaaacatctacaaactccccctttggcaaattttttgctaaaacaacctgtcaccaTATTAGAGATCACATGCAGCAAAAAGGAACATCAAACAACTTCATCATGCAGGATAGCTAATACACTACCACACATCTACCAATCATAAGACACAACTACACTACACATCATTAGCTACACTATCACATCAGATGGAACTTCAGAACTTCAGAAATAGCTAGATATCCATACAACTTAATCAGGAAAAGTTGTTCTcctgttctggggtgacatttcACTCCCCCTTTTTTGCCATAAAAGTTGTCAAAGCAACTAGATATCCATATTAAGTACAGACTAGGTCAAGATTCAACAAAAGTATTAAAAATCACCATTAAAAAACCAGAGATACTCTAGTCATCAGACTCATAGCCATTTGAGCTATCATCATCAATTTCTCTGAGCATTGCTATTACTTCAGCTTTGCTTGTCTTTGAGGTTTCCTTGGATGTCTCAGCAGAAGTCATGACCATGTCTAGAACATGGGTTCCTTGAAACAGCTTGTAGTTGAAGGACATGGTACTTTCTCTCTTGCAGACAGAGTCATTTTCATTTAAAATGTTAGGGTACTGATTCAAAATGATACCTGATATAATCGATGGGAAGGCAATAGGACCTTTCACACTAAAACTGCCTGCATGCTTCATAGTCTGATCAAAGATGTAAGTACCATATTCAAACCTTATCTTGGTTCCAACTACATATATAAACTTTCCCAGGACAGTGGCAACAGTTAACTTGTGGTTTGTGGGCACCCAGTTAACAGCTCCAATCTTGTGTAGCATGGCATACTTTATGCTGAGCTTGCTTGCAGAAAGTTTTCCCTTTAGGGGCCAGCTTTTCACCTGCTTAGCAGTGATGACCTCACATACTTTGTTGTCAGACACCTCCAACTCAGGTTGAGTTTCATCAGATTTTCCCAGATAGTTGTTTATAACAGTTGAGGAGAATGTGACACACTTTCCGTACACATACACTTTCCTAAAATCTTTTGACTTTCTATCAGCACAGTCTTCTGATAGATTCACAATAAACTCCTTCACTAGAATCTCATAACACTTAGAGAAATGAGTTACAGTCTTCATTAACCCTGCTTCATTAATCAGGTCCATGATCTCCTTACACTCAAGGGCATTCTGAGCCAACTCCCTCTCCAAGGCCAGCCTCTTCTGGTACACATACTTCCACCTGTTGACACTAGAAGGATAGTGAAAAGAGACATTATCAATAGTCACCTCGGGAACAGTAGCAGCAAGCTTGCCAGTGGTTGGTTTCTTCTTCAATGGAGTGTCTTGAACATCCATAGCAACATCATAATCTGATTCTGCAATAACTTGAGCATTCCTTTTCTTGGGAACAACCTTGCTCCAGGATTTGGTAGGGCCAACAGAG from Vicia villosa cultivar HV-30 ecotype Madison, WI linkage group LG4, Vvil1.0, whole genome shotgun sequence encodes the following:
- the LOC131597793 gene encoding uncharacterized protein LOC131597793, producing the protein MADDDVHIPNDDVQMAEEEEDDVGVQKNNDNAVVTPDVIDNNEDGPDADAGINVVNLDDLSDSDFVANVNPSITKSLMTRRGKKVVDQSPPKRKVVLKSTSGPIKRKVPKSTSTGPIRSKAVSQSTPTGPAKSKVVPKSTSVGPTKSWSKVVPKKRNAQVIAESDYDVAMDVQDTPLKKKPTTGKLAATVPEVTIDNVSFHYPSSVNRWKYVYQKRLALERELAQNALECKEIMDLINEAGLMKTVTHFSKCYEILVKEFIVNLSEDCADRKSKDFRKVYVYGKCVTFSSTVINNYLGKSDETQPELEVSDNKVCEVITAKQVKSWPLKGKLSASKLSIKYAMLHKIGAVNWVPTNHKLTVATVLGKFIYVVGTKIRFEYGTYIFDQTMKHAGSFSVKGPIAFPSIISGIILNQYPNILNENDSVCKRESTMSFNYKLFQGTHVLDMVMTSAETSKETSKTSKAEVIAMLREIDDDSSNGYESDD